In a single window of the Nicotiana tomentosiformis chromosome 8, ASM39032v3, whole genome shotgun sequence genome:
- the LOC138897758 gene encoding uncharacterized protein, with translation MAATSKPSKQQDKDNNKQPPKKPTGKAAGAPNPQKKRKRMEKEKELQPRQLSTDSEQEEEEPLVRRTVKKGITKTSLNPPSKGIEIREPVTYQRKASKKSDPTDKGKEKITAESESESDSDNDLLHVDMSDEDEGEPIDRVAWEKNFVNKKRWEYYGTSRMTTLRLKLQDHTMSLMF, from the exons ATGGCAGCAACGAGTAAAccgtccaagcaacaagacaaagataataacaagcaaccgcccaaaaagcctaccggaaaggCAGCAGGTgccccaaatccacagaaaaaaaggaagcggatGGAGAAGGAAAAGGAACTgcagcctaggcagttaagtactgattcagagcaagaagaagaggaaccattagtcaggaggacagtgaagaagggtataaCAAAAACATCATTAAATCCACCAAGCAAAGGgatagagataagagagcctgtgacataccagagaaaagcctccaaaaagagtgatccgactgataagggaaaggagaagattactgcagaatctgaatccgaatccGATTCGGATAATGACCTTCTACATGTCGATatgagtgatgaagatgagggtgaacccatagaccgagttgcttgggagaagaactttgttaataagaag agatgggagtactatgggacaagtaGAATGAcaacattgaggctaaagctccaggaccatacgatgtcactcatgttctag
- the LOC138897757 gene encoding uncharacterized protein, which translates to MKKKKDNERRKPKREKNMVLKMDNNDSSGEDSDMAYLTRKFQKMVRRNGGIPKRESSSKPNNYDLCHKCGKLGHFIKDCPLLKKDQFKHNKDKAAKRNPVPNKRFKKKNTADNVVKQALAAWGDSSSESEEENDHGDSSMMVVESEANEYDSIFALMAHLINDKDALAVELGEAEQIRDDLVVVVVDLKETIENLKKEKEALDEKIVNTENEGDDLMVLVVDLKETTECVRKEKEVLTERVANIEHGRDDLLMVLVDLKETIGELKMESRPENSQKGKKVASEVHIKVESELNLVKSSLCAELEKNKQLHEELGRVKSDLEKSLKWTWSSDAITAMYTNNGGNMQGIGFQREKIPYNPHNKLL; encoded by the exons atgaagaaaaagaaggacaaTGAAAGAAGAAAGCCCAAAAGAGAGAAGAACATGGTCCTCAAGATGGACAACAAtgattcaagtggtgaggatagtgatatggcttacttgacaagAAAATTTCAGAAGATGGTTCGCAGaaatggaggcattccaaaaagggaGAGTTCTAGCAAGCCAAACAACTATGACCTCTGTCATAAGTGTGGCAAGCTAGGACACTTCATCAAGGACTGTCCCCTCCTAAAGAAGGATCAATTCAAGCATAACAAAGACAAAGcagccaagaggaacccggttcctaaTAAACGCTTCAAGAAAAAGAATACCGctgacaatgttgtgaaacaagctcttgctgcatggggagattCCTCCAGcgaatctgaagaagaaaatgatcatgGTGATAGTTCAATGATGGTAGTAGAAAGTGAAGCAAATGAGTAtgactcaatctttgccttgatggctca tcttataaatgataaagatGCTTTAGCTGTGGAATTAGGAGAAGCAGAACAGATCAGAGATGACCTAGTAGTCGTTGTAGTTGATTTAAAGGAAACAATTGAGAACCTGAAGAAAGAAAAGGAGGCCTTAGATGAAAAAATTGTAAATACAGAAAATGAAGGAGATGATCTAATGGTCCTTGTGGTAGACCTAAAAGAGACCACTGAGTgtgtaagaaaagaaaaagaagtcttAACTGAGAGGGTTGCTAACATTGAGCATGGGAGAGATGACCTATTAATGGTGCTAGTGGACTTGAAGGAAACAATTGGGGAACTTAAAATGGAGAGTAGGCCTGAAAATTCTCAAAAGGGAAAGAAAGTTGCAAGCGAGGTACACATTAAGGTTGAAAGTGAGTTAAATTTAGTGAAGTCCAGTCTGTGtgctgagcttgagaaaaacaaaCAACTTCATGAAGAACTAGGAAGAGTGAAGAGTGACcttgaaaaatcactcaagtggacctggtcctctgatgctaTCACTGCCATGTACACCAACAATGGGGGAAACATGCAGGGGATTGGGTTCCAAAGGGAAAAAATTCCTTACAATCCTCATAACAAGTTGTtgtga
- the LOC117273247 gene encoding uncharacterized protein, translating into MAAPPNFEESQSTYMPPRFNGQYYGWQKTRMHDFIMAKDSELWDVICDGPFVPTKTSGDPADIVMSASQPAKEIWEALQIAHEGTTQVKQSKIDMLTTEYKLFRMKDDESIQDMHTRFASIINELHSLGEIIPRNKLVRKIHSVLPSS; encoded by the exons atggctgctccaccaaactttgaagaaagtCAGTCCACCTACATGCCACCAAGGTTCAATGGCCAGTATTATGGATGGCAGAAGAcaaggatgcatgattttatcatggctaAAGATTCCGAGCTCTGGGACGTCATCTGTGATGGACCCTTCGTTCCCACAAAAACTAGTGGTGACCCTGCT GATATCGTCATGTCAGCCAGCCAGCCAGCCAAGGAAATATGGGAAGCTCTCCAGATAGCTCACGAAGGAACAACACAGGTCAAGCAATCCAAGATCGACATGCTCACAACTGAATACAAGCTTTTCAGGATGAAGGATGATGAATCCATCCAAGATATGCATACTCGCTTCGCCTCTATCATTAATGAGCTCCACTCTCTTGGTGAAATTATTCCAAGAAACAAGCTTGTTAGGAAAATCCATAGCGTGCTGCCCAGTTCTTAG